Part of the Bacillus sp. N1-1 genome, TGACGAACAAAAATTCCAACAAGATCTTATTGCTTGGTTTAAAAAAGAACAGCGGACGCTTCCATGGCGTGAGAATAAGGACCCTTATCGGGTGTGGGTTTCTGAAATAATGCTACAACAAACAAGGGTCGATACGGTCATTCCTTATTTCGAGCGATTTATGAGCCTCTTTCCTACAGTGGATGCACTTGCAGAAGCTGAAGAAGCAGACGTATTAAAGGCATGGGAAGGGCTTGGATATTATTCAAGAGCGCGAAATCTACAGAGCGCGGTTCGTGAAGTTGCAGATTCCTATAACGGAATCGTACCCAATCAGCCAAAACAAATTTCTGATCTGAAGGGTGTAGGTCCTTATACAGCAGGTGCAATTCTAAGTATTGCATACGATATACCGGAACCTGCAGTTGATGGAAATGTCATGCGTGTACTATCAAGAATTATTGGAATATGGGAAGATATCGCAAAACCTTCAGCTAGGAAGACGTTCGAAGAAATAACACGACGAATTATTTCAAAAGACGACCCATCATCATTTAATCAAGGAATGATGGAGCTAGGCGCAATCGTGTGTACACCACGATCTCCTTCCTGTTTCTTATGTCCGGTACAGGAGCATTGTAGAGCTTTTGCGGAAGGATCACAGGAAGAGTTACCGATTAAATCTAAGAAAAAAGCGCCACGCCCTGTTCCAATAGCTGT contains:
- the mutY gene encoding A/G-specific adenine glycosylase, with protein sequence MTEKVTDLLHLFDEQKFQQDLIAWFKKEQRTLPWRENKDPYRVWVSEIMLQQTRVDTVIPYFERFMSLFPTVDALAEAEEADVLKAWEGLGYYSRARNLQSAVREVADSYNGIVPNQPKQISDLKGVGPYTAGAILSIAYDIPEPAVDGNVMRVLSRIIGIWEDIAKPSARKTFEEITRRIISKDDPSSFNQGMMELGAIVCTPRSPSCFLCPVQEHCRAFAEGSQEELPIKSKKKAPRPVPIAVVALEDNSGKFLIRQRPETGLLASLWEFPSVELSEGSKEDQLQNHIREEYQIEVEIEKELATFNHIFSHLKWQLTVYKGSYDGEISPKNFKMVEKKDLKNFAFPVAHQKITQMVLEGEE